In Dermacentor variabilis isolate Ectoservices chromosome 7, ASM5094787v1, whole genome shotgun sequence, a genomic segment contains:
- the PolG1 gene encoding DNA polymerase gamma, catalytic subunit tam: MLTQLRARLPRLRERSVVVSRRQNATSLSETALQDRNNGVEETENARRFNPIGVQMLSPALHRQVFGGVCDKLDREAVDRSVRHLKEQKLWGHTTTPLPDVDFKLPPLLGSDLEEHFLELGRRYSKDYRLAAEALSAMTLPRLPPRWNFAPGWTKYHNDGRDAIVVDYPDETSLVFDVEVCVREGHFPTLATAASGDCWYSWCSPQLVGELFRWKERVKLSDLIPLESTTGPHQSPARIIVGHNVGFDRSFIREQYMIEGSRLRFLDTMSLHMCVSGLTSFQRALSMASKSEKSSETTAATRGPPVELWEDLSSLNNLAAVYKLYSGGSTLKKQSRDTFVNGTLQDVAGNFQELMTYCANDVVATHLVLGKLLPLYFERFPHPVSFAGMLEMSTAYLPVNQNWERYLKEADSIYEDYQQELKQMLTSIANGACRLLHGEAYKKDPWLWDLDWTIQSIRIKKTPAKASSKSKKESVTSSKKPLVHASEAEAGSGTSCRTAVPPNSSSLQKPLENYSEPSSRTASLSEADLNSSPVPTETELLKQVRHIFDTSKLLYKVQPFMPGYPAWYRDFCTKPPSNPEDNPDWAPGPYLISTQMRSVPKLLRLKWDGYPVHYDEKHGWGYLVPKAGSDKYINVSAAVKEQAGTDEKKPKFPLAEFLKVCGYQRCSAENSDTDSAWQKLEKIPEEGAKELWRKVLGEKNDTPQLEENADMDIGIEGCSFFRLPHKDGPHKRVGNPLAKDFLPKVSDGTLQSSDNPEANQVLSLSKMISYWKNARDRIMGQMVVWFDRDELPRTFEADERCDYGVILPRIIPAGTVTRRGVETTWLTASNAYKDRVGSELKCMIQAPKGYHIVGADVDSQELWIASIFADAHFAGMHGCTAFGWMTLQGNKAAGTDMHSHIAHSVGISRDQAKVINYARIYGAGLPFAQRLFMQFNHRLTSQEAASKAKMMYAQTKGVRVHAGENVGGQKVYIQGARKVWSGGSESHMFNKLEAIANSKVPKTPVLGCCISRALEPAAVNTNFFNSRINWVVQSSAVDYLHLMLVTMRWLMEDFAIRGRFAVSIHDEVRFLVASEDRYRAALALQVTNLLTRSFFAWRLGMRDLPQSVAFFSSIEVDTVLRKEVDMDCMTPSNPQGLKEGYGIAPGEALDIYAVLEKTKGGFLSREAESA, from the coding sequence ATGTTGACGCAGCTCCGTGCCCGCCTCCCTCGTCTTCGTGAGAGATCCGTCGTTGTTAGCCGACGCCAAAATGCGACCTCGCTTTCGGAGACTGCGTTGCAAGACCGCAACAACGGCGTCGAGGAAACGGAAAACGCGCGCCGCTTCAATCCCATCGGAGTGCAAATGCTGTCGCCGGCGCTGCACCGGCAAGTTTTCGGCGGCGTCTGCGACAAGCTCGATCGCGAAGCGGTTGACAGGAGTGTGCGTCACTTGAAAGAGCAAAAACTGTGGGGCCATACAACGACCCCGCTGCCCGACGTCGACTTCAAGCTTCCGCCTTTGCTGGGTTCTGATCTCGAAGAGCACTTCTTGGAGCTTGGCCGTCGCTATTCGAAGGACTACAGGCTAGCCGCGGAAGCGCTGAGCGCGATGACCTTGCCCCGCCTGCCGCCGCGCTGGAACTTCGCGCCGGGATGGACCAAGTACCATAACGACGGGAGGGACGCGATCGTAGTCGACTACCCTGATGAGACGTCGCTCGTCTTCGACGTCGAGGTGTGCGTAAGAGAAGGGCACTTCCCTACGCTTGCGACGGCTGCTTCCGGCGACTGCTGGTACTCCTGGTGCAGTCCGCAGTTAGTCGGCGAGCTGTTCAGGTGGAAAGAGCGCGTCAAGTTGAGCGACCTTATACCCCTAGAAAGTACCACTGGCCCACATCAGTCGCCGGCGAGGATAATCGTCGGTCACAATGTCGGCTTCGACAGATCTTTCATTAGGGAGCAGTACATGATCGAAGGAAGTCGTCTGAGGTTTCTGGACACCATGTCCCTTCATATGTGCGTGTCCGGCTTGACGAGCTTCCAGCGAGCTCTTTCGATGGCTAGCAAGTCGGAGAAGTCGTCGGAAACGACAGCGGCTACGCGCGGTCCGCCGGTCGAATTGTGGGAGGATCTCAGCTCCCTCAACAATCTCGCCGCCGTCTACAAGCTCTATTCCGGAGGCAGCACGCTCAAAAAACAGTCTAGGGACACTTTCGTGAACGGTACCTTACAGGACGTTGCTGGAAACTTCCAGGAGCTGATGACTTACTGTGCCAATGACGTGGTCGCTACCCATCTGGTACTCGGCAAGCTTCTCCCGCTGTACTTTGAGCGGTTCCCACACCCAGTGTCATTTGCTGGCATGTTGGAGATGTCGACGGCATATCTTCCAGTGAATCAGAATTGGGAGCGTTACCTCAAAGAGGCGGACTCTATCTACGAGGACTACCAACAGGAGCTGAAGCAGATGCTGACAAGTATTGCCAATGGTGCTTGCCGTCTGCTGCATGGGGAAGCATACAAGAAGGACCCATGGCTCTGGGACCTTGACTGGACAATTCAGAGCATCAGGATCAAAAAGACACCTGCGAAGGCCTCTTCAAAGAGCAAAAAGGAGTCCGTGACATCCTCAAAGAAGCCATTAGTTCATGCAAGTGAGGCAGAAGCAGGCTCAGGAACCAGTTGCAGGACAGCAGTTCCACCAAATTCATCTAGTTTGCAAAAGCCCTTGGAAAATTACTCGGAGCCATCCTCAAGGACAGCATCACTTTCAGAGGCAGACCTTAACAGTAGCCCAGTTCCTACTGAAACAGAATTGCTGAAGCAAGTCCGGCACATCTTTGATACTTCAAAGCTGTTGTATAAGGTGCAGCCATTCATGCCTGGCTATCCTGCGTGGTACCGTGACTTCTGCACGAAGCCTCCCTCAAACCCTGAGGACAACCCAGACTGGGCTCCTGGGCCCTACCTCATAAGCACCCAAATGCGTTCAGTGCCAAAGCTGCTTAGGCTAAAGTGGGATGGTTATCCTGTTCACTATGATGAGAAGCATGGCTGGGGCTACTTGGTCCCAAAGGCTGGGAGCGACAAGTACATAAATGTTTCTGCAGCTGTCAAGGAACAAGCAGGCACAGACGAAAAAAAACCAAAGTTTCCTCTTGCAGAATTCTTGAAGGTTTGTGGCTACCAGAGGTGCTCTGCAGAGAATAGTGACACTGATTCAGCATGGCAAAAACTAGAGAAAATTCCAGAAGAAGGGGCAAAAGAACTCTGGCGGAAAGTTCTGGGAGAAAAAAATGACACTCCACAACTGGAGGAAAATGCCGACATGGACATTGGCATTGAAGGGTGCAGCTTCTTTAGACTCCCACACAAGGATGGCCCTCACAAGAGAGTTGGAAATCCACTTGCCAAAGACTTTCTGCCCAAGGTTTCTGATGGAACCTTACAGTCAAGCGACAACCCAGAAGCCAATCAGGTCTTGTCGCTGAGCAAGATGATTTCGTATTGGAAGAACGCTCGTGACCGCATCATGGGACAGATGGTGGTGTGGTTCGACAGGGACGAACTGCCGAGAACGTTCGAAGCTGATGAGCGTTGCGACTACGGCGTCATTCTGCCACGGATCATTCCGGCCGGCACAGTAACCAGACGAGGTGTCGAGACGACCTGGCTGACAGCCAGCAATGCTTACAAAGACCGTGTGGGTAGTGAGCTCAAGTGCATGATTCAGGCTCCCAAGGGTTACCACATTGTAGGTGCCGACGTAGACTCCCAGGAACTCTGGATTGCTTCCATTTTCGCCGATGCTCACTTTGCAGGCATGCACGGCTGCACAGCCTTTGGGTGGATGACCCTCCAGGGTAACAAGGCAGCTGGTACCGATATGCACAGCCACATTGCTCATTCCGTCGGCATCAGTCGGGACCAAGCCAAAGTTATCAATTACGCCCGCATCTATGGTGCAGGGCTACCATTTGCGCAGCGCCTCTTCATGCAGTTTAATCACAGGCTGACCTCGCAGGAGGCCGCCTCCAAAGCAAAGATGATGTATGCCCAGACGAAAGGCGTAAGGGTGCACGCCGGCGAAAATGTCGGTGGCCAAAAGGTCTACATCCAAGGTGCCCGTAAGGTCTGGTCCGGAGGAAGCGAATCCCACATGTTCAACAAACTCGAAGCGATTGCAAACTCAAAAGTCCCAAAGACTCCAGTTCTGGGTTGCTGCATCAGCCGTGCCTTGGAGCCTGCTGCTGTGAACACAAATTTCTTCAACAGCCGCATAAATTGGGTCGTGCAGAGCTCGGCGGTGGACTATCTTCACCTCATGCTCGTCACCATGAGGTGGCTCATGGAGGACTTTGCGATTCGCGGCCGCTTTGCCGTCAGCATCCACGATGAGGTGCGCTTCTTAGTTGCATCTGAGGACAGGTACAGGGCTGCCTTGGCACTGCAGGTGACCAATCTGCTCACACGCTCTTTTTTTGCTTGGAGACTGGGAATGCGAGACCTTCCGCAAAGTGTGGCTTTCTTCAGCAGCATTGAAGTTGACACTGTGCTGAGGAAAGAGGTGGACATGGATTGCATGACGCCGTCGAATCCTCAGGGATTGAAAGAGGGTTATGGCATTGCTCCTGGTGAAGCGCTGGATATTTATGCAGTTCTTGAAAAGACAAAAGGGGGCTTCCTGTCTCGTGAGGCTGAGTCAGCCTGA